In Porphyrobacter sp. LM 6, one DNA window encodes the following:
- a CDS encoding glycoside hydrolase family 97 protein, producing MMTKHWKSLVTLAAIAWAAAPAHAESLTLASPDGKITVTVSDDGGLATYAVSFEGEQVIAPSRLGMLFAEHHGFERGLAIAGSARASQNTSWEQPWGERRVVRDQHNELAVTFNTAKDGPARSMTVRFRAFDTGIGFRYELPEQEALKGDVAIVEELTQFGVGEKTTMWYTPSDEFNRNEYIYRVAPAGQVDDAHTPSTFRTTSGIHMAIHEAALENYSSMSLDQLRPGNFQANLRNWAGGPKVKTKAPFKSPWRTIQIARDAVGLINSDIVLNLNEPNALGDVSYAKPGKYIGIWWAMHINDRTWASDKYHGATTAETKRYIDFAAKHGFSGVLVEGWNKGWDGDWFNNGDLFSFTEPYPDYDIESLSKYAASKGVEIIVHHETSANLTNYEKQLEAGLDLVRKIGSNYVKTGYVSDAGDAVWVDDKGIRHYEYYDSQRMIDHHLKVIKAAAERQIAMDTHEPVKDTGLRRTYPNWMSREGARGMEFNAWGSPPNPPSHEPMLAFTALLAGPFDYTPGIFDLRPNERPPVRPDMKRGDPKNRPQTTLAKQLATYVTIYSPLQMAADLPENYEKRMDAFQFIKDVEADWEESIALAGEVGQYVAMARQGRKSKEWFLGAVTDENPRDLSLALTFLEKGKKYRAQIYRDGPHAHWDYNPYDIVIEEKVVTGGDTWSVHLAASGGVAVRFVPVK from the coding sequence ATGATGACGAAGCACTGGAAATCGCTGGTTACGCTGGCGGCCATCGCGTGGGCCGCTGCGCCCGCCCACGCCGAAAGCCTGACGCTGGCCTCGCCCGACGGCAAGATCACCGTCACCGTCAGCGACGATGGCGGCCTTGCGACCTATGCTGTCAGCTTCGAAGGCGAACAGGTGATCGCGCCCTCGCGCCTCGGCATGCTGTTTGCCGAGCATCACGGCTTCGAACGCGGCCTTGCCATCGCCGGATCGGCCCGTGCTAGCCAGAACACCAGCTGGGAACAGCCCTGGGGCGAACGCCGCGTGGTGCGCGATCAGCACAATGAACTCGCGGTCACCTTCAACACCGCCAAGGATGGCCCCGCACGCAGCATGACCGTGCGCTTCCGCGCTTTCGATACCGGCATCGGTTTCCGCTACGAACTGCCCGAGCAGGAGGCGCTGAAGGGCGATGTCGCGATTGTCGAGGAGCTGACCCAGTTCGGCGTCGGCGAGAAGACCACCATGTGGTACACCCCGTCCGACGAGTTCAACCGCAACGAATACATCTACCGCGTCGCACCTGCCGGGCAGGTGGACGATGCCCACACGCCTTCGACCTTCCGCACCACCAGCGGCATCCACATGGCGATCCACGAGGCGGCGCTCGAGAATTATTCCTCGATGTCGCTCGATCAGCTGCGCCCCGGCAACTTCCAGGCGAACCTCAGGAACTGGGCGGGCGGGCCGAAGGTCAAGACCAAGGCCCCGTTCAAGAGTCCGTGGCGCACCATCCAGATCGCGCGCGATGCGGTGGGCCTGATCAATTCGGACATCGTGCTCAACTTGAACGAGCCCAACGCGCTCGGCGATGTGTCCTATGCCAAGCCCGGCAAGTACATCGGCATCTGGTGGGCGATGCACATCAATGATCGCACCTGGGCGAGCGACAAGTACCACGGCGCCACCACCGCCGAGACCAAGCGCTACATCGATTTCGCCGCCAAGCATGGCTTTTCCGGCGTGCTGGTGGAAGGCTGGAACAAGGGCTGGGACGGCGACTGGTTCAACAATGGTGACCTGTTCAGCTTCACTGAGCCCTATCCCGATTACGATATCGAATCCTTGAGCAAATATGCCGCGTCCAAGGGCGTGGAGATCATCGTCCATCACGAAACCTCGGCCAACCTGACGAACTACGAAAAGCAGCTCGAAGCGGGGCTCGACCTCGTCAGGAAGATCGGCTCGAACTACGTGAAGACCGGCTACGTCTCGGACGCGGGCGATGCGGTGTGGGTGGATGACAAGGGCATCCGCCACTACGAATATTACGACAGCCAGAGGATGATCGATCACCACCTTAAGGTGATCAAGGCTGCGGCCGAGCGCCAGATCGCGATGGACACGCACGAACCGGTCAAGGACACGGGCCTGCGCCGCACCTATCCCAACTGGATGAGCCGCGAAGGCGCGCGGGGCATGGAGTTCAACGCGTGGGGATCGCCGCCCAACCCGCCCAGCCACGAGCCGATGCTCGCTTTCACCGCGCTGCTTGCAGGTCCCTTCGACTACACCCCCGGCATCTTCGACCTGCGCCCCAACGAGCGCCCGCCGGTGCGCCCCGACATGAAGCGCGGCGACCCGAAGAACCGCCCGCAGACGACGCTCGCCAAGCAGCTTGCGACCTATGTGACGATCTACTCGCCGCTCCAGATGGCCGCAGACCTTCCCGAGAACTACGAGAAGCGCATGGACGCCTTCCAGTTCATCAAGGACGTCGAAGCCGACTGGGAAGAGAGCATCGCGCTGGCGGGCGAGGTTGGCCAGTATGTCGCGATGGCGCGGCAGGGCAGGAAGTCCAAGGAATGGTTCCTCGGCGCGGTGACCGACGAGAACCCGCGTGATCTGTCGCTGGCGCTCACCTTCCTCGAGAAGGGGAAGAAATACCGCGCCCAGATCTACCGCGACGGCCCGCACGCGCATTGGGACTACAACCCCTATGATATCGTGATCGAGGAAAAGGTGGTGACCGGCGGCGATACGTGGTCGGTGCACCTCGCAGCCTCGGGCGGGGTGGCGGTGCGGTTCGTGCCGGTGAAGTGA
- a CDS encoding light-harvesting protein, translating to MAEIDTHVYPTGLTEAQALEINDGLKWGTRIYFAIALAAHALAFVLTPWLQ from the coding sequence ATGGCAGAAATTGACACCCATGTTTACCCGACCGGCCTGACGGAAGCGCAGGCCCTGGAAATCAACGATGGCCTCAAATGGGGGACGCGCATCTATTTCGCGATCGCGCTCGCCGCCCATGCGCTGGCTTTCGTCCTGACGCCCTGGCTGCAGTGA
- a CDS encoding light-harvesting protein, giving the protein MMKEGRIFLYVSPNVLLPIMFLVMVLTSLAVHYNILSNTTWFADFWQGSASEAVAVETTAATVTEVAAPAAEAVEAAPAPAEAAPAE; this is encoded by the coding sequence ATGATGAAAGAAGGTCGGATTTTCCTCTACGTGAGCCCGAATGTGTTGCTCCCCATCATGTTCCTCGTGATGGTGCTCACTTCGCTCGCGGTTCACTACAACATCCTCAGCAACACCACCTGGTTTGCCGACTTCTGGCAAGGCAGTGCTAGCGAGGCTGTTGCGGTCGAGACCACAGCAGCCACCGTGACCGAGGTTGCAGCACCTGCAGCCGAAGCCGTGGAAGCTGCTCCTGCTCCGGCAGAGGCCGCGCCGGCGGAATAA
- a CDS encoding PucC family protein, with protein sequence MKSFDQKLMSLWMRWGKRVLPFADAADDNLPLSRLLRLSLIQFSVGISLTLLVGTLNRVMIVELAVPSTIVGVMLALPLLFAPFRALIGYRSDTHKSALGWRRVPYIFRGTMVQFGGLALMPFALLVLAGALQSASWPAWIGQISAGVAILLVGAGVHITQTVGLALATDLAREDQQANVVGLMYVSLLLGSIAAALAFGTFLNDFTPGRLIQVIQGCAVVTMFLNLVASWKQEALNPAAASAALQAPPMTFRQTWDLFIVQAQTIRRLTVIGVGTLAFTMSDVLLEPFGGQALGLGVGTTTRLTAILAGGSLVGFAIASYVLSRGRNPVMVFAVGALMGLPAFAMVIAAAPTQSISLFSLGVLLMGCGAGLFGHGTLTATMRDAPKGQVGMALGAWGAVQATAAGFGAAIGGVLRDVGRGVILSDAWSPVTNGYILVYLLEMILLVAALIITVPLLRRRHPG encoded by the coding sequence GTGAAATCGTTCGATCAGAAGCTGATGTCGCTATGGATGCGCTGGGGCAAGCGGGTGCTGCCGTTTGCCGACGCCGCCGACGATAATCTGCCGCTGTCGCGTCTGCTGCGCCTGTCGCTGATCCAGTTTTCGGTCGGGATCTCGCTGACCTTGCTGGTCGGCACGCTCAACCGGGTGATGATCGTCGAGCTTGCGGTTCCCTCGACGATCGTCGGCGTGATGCTGGCCCTGCCTTTGCTGTTCGCGCCGTTCCGGGCGCTGATCGGCTATCGCTCCGATACGCACAAGTCGGCGCTCGGCTGGCGCCGGGTTCCCTATATCTTTCGCGGGACGATGGTCCAGTTCGGCGGACTGGCGCTGATGCCCTTCGCGCTGCTGGTGCTGGCCGGCGCGCTGCAATCCGCGTCATGGCCGGCCTGGATCGGCCAGATCAGTGCGGGGGTGGCGATCCTGCTGGTCGGGGCGGGCGTGCATATCACCCAGACGGTGGGCCTTGCCCTCGCGACCGATCTGGCGCGGGAAGACCAGCAGGCCAATGTGGTCGGGCTGATGTATGTCAGCCTGCTGCTCGGCTCGATTGCCGCTGCACTGGCCTTCGGAACCTTCCTCAACGACTTTACCCCCGGTCGCCTGATCCAGGTGATCCAGGGCTGCGCGGTCGTGACGATGTTCCTGAACCTTGTCGCCAGCTGGAAGCAGGAAGCGCTCAATCCGGCCGCTGCCAGCGCCGCCTTGCAAGCGCCGCCGATGACCTTCAGGCAGACCTGGGACCTGTTTATCGTGCAGGCGCAAACCATTCGCCGTCTAACAGTGATCGGCGTAGGGACATTGGCCTTCACCATGTCTGATGTGTTGCTTGAACCCTTCGGTGGGCAGGCACTTGGGCTCGGCGTCGGCACGACAACGCGGCTCACCGCGATCTTGGCCGGCGGCAGTCTGGTGGGCTTTGCCATCGCATCCTATGTCCTGAGCCGGGGCCGCAATCCGGTCATGGTCTTCGCGGTCGGCGCGTTGATGGGCTTGCCCGCCTTCGCGATGGTCATCGCAGCGGCCCCGACGCAATCGATCTCCCTCTTCTCGCTCGGGGTGCTGCTGATGGGGTGCGGGGCCGGCCTGTTCGGACACGGCACGCTGACCGCGACGATGCGCGATGCCCCGAAGGGTCAGGTCGGGATGGCGTTGGGCGCCTGGGGCGCGGTGCAGGCCACGGCTGCCGGGTTCGGGGCGGCGATTGGCGGCGTGCTGCGCGATGTCGGGCGCGGTGTCATCCTTTCGGATGCATGGTCGCCGGTGACCAACGGCTACATCCTGGTCTATCTGCTGGAAATGATCTTGTTGGTTGCGGCCCTGATCATCACGGTGCCGCTGCTGCGCCGCCGCCATCCGGGGTAG